The Ignavibacteriales bacterium DNA window GAATGAGAAAGCCGTCCCGAGAATTACTCGGGGCGGCTTCGCTGTTTCCAGGGGCAGTATTCGCTTGTTTCCGAGTGCAAAAACAATTAGAATTGACAATTGAATTCTCCCATTTGACCAGCTTTTTCATCAACAAAGGAGGTTCGTCGTATGAGTAATCGGAGTCCTTGGTTATCTCGTCTCTTGGTCAACAAGCCGCTCGATGTATTGCTCAAAGAGTCGCAGGAAAGCGGTGAGCACAGCCTGAAGCGCGTTCTTGGACCGGTCAATCTCATTACACTCGGCATCGGAGCGATCATCGGCGCAGGGATTTTCGTCCTGACTGGTTCAGCTGCCGCAAACTACGCCGGCCCCGCGATTGTTCTCTCATTTGTGCTTGCAGGCACGGCCTGCCTGTTCGCGGGCTTGTGCTACGCCGAGTTTGCGTCGCTCATACCCATTGCTGGTTCGGCCTACACCTACGGTTATGCAACCCTGGGCGAGTTGTTCGCGTGGATAATCGGGTGGGACCTGATTCTCGAATATGCTTTCGGCGCCGCAACAGTTTCCTCGGGATGGAGCGGATATTTCCTCAGTTTCATGAGCGATATTGGTGTCCACATTCCAGCTGCATTGACCGCTTCACCCGGAACTGCGCTGGTTCAATACAACGGAAACTGGGAGCACCTGGCGCGCATGCAGAATACCTTTCAAACGCTCGGTATCGATGCCGCAACGCTCCCGCAGATGACGGCCTCCTTCAATCTCGTTGCATTCATCGCTGTACTTGCCGTTACAACGATCCTCGTCATCGGCATCAAAGAATCAGCCAACTTCAATTCGGCAATTGTGATTGTGAAGGTTGGTATCGTGCTGGTGTTTATCGCCATTGCCGGTGCATATGTTATCCAGCATCCGGATACAACGATAAATGTGAACTGGAAGAATTTCATTCCACCCAACACAGGTGATTGGGGAAGTTTCGGTTGGTCAGGAATTGCACGTGCGGCCAGCGTTATCTTCTTTGCTTATATTGGCTTCGACGCAGTCTCGACGGCGGCTCAGGAAGCGAAGAATCCTCAGAAAGACATGCCGATCGGCATCATGGGATCGCTGCTTATCTGTACGATTCTCTACATCGTAGTCTCCGGACTTCTCACAGCGATTGTTCCATACTCAAGCTTGAATGTCGCAGAGCCGGTCGCAGTCGGGATCGATGCAACAGGCGTGAAGTGGGGAAGCTATCTCGTCAAGGTCGGGGCGATCTTCGGACTGGGCACGGTCATGCTCGTTATGCTTCTCGGTCAATCGAGGGTGTTCTACTCGATGTCGCGTGATGGTCTGCTTCCGAGGTGGGCTGGCAAAGTGCATCCAAAGTTCCGGACTCCGTATGTTTCCACAATCCTCGTCGGAGTCTTCGTAGCGTTCTTTGGCGCATTGCTGCCGATCAACATCCTTGGAGAACTGGTGAGTATCGGCACGCTCCTGGCGTTTGTTATCGTCTGTGCAGGAATCTTGATTCTCAGGAAACGCCGGCCAGATTTACACCGACCATTCAAGACTCCCTGGGTACCATTCGTGCCAATCATGGGGATCGTGATCTCGGGTCTGTTGATGTTGAGTTTGCCATTCGATACCTGGCTTCGCTTGATCATTTGGCTGGTGATTGGGCTCATCATCTACTTCTCATACGGGCGTCATCACAGCGTCCATCAAAAAGCGTAGCACGAAAAGCACACAACAGTAACCGACGGAGTCATGCCAAACCAGGAACTGCCGCGTGAGTTCAAGCACGGACTTGGACTGCTCGATTCCACCATGATCGTCATTGGTTCGATGATCGGATCGGGCATCTTTATTGTCAGCGCTGACATTGCGCGGACCGTAGGTTCCCCCGGGCTTCTCCTGCTTGTCTGGCTCATCACAGGTGTGATCACAGTAATCGGCGCGCTCAGCTACGGGGAGCTCGCCGGGATGATGCCTCACGCAGGAGGACAGTACGTCTATCTGCGCGAGGCATATAATCCGCTCGTTGGATTCCTATACGGATGGACCTCGTTTCTTGTTATTCAAACCGGCACCATAGCTGCTGTTGCGGTTGCCTTCGCCAGATTCACCGCGGTCCTTATTCCCGGTCTCGGTGAAAACAACACCCTTCTTCACCTGTTCGGCCTTCGTATCTCGGCTGCCCAGGTGCTTGCCATCGCCTGCATCGCGCTGCTGACGTTTATCAATTCGCGGGGTCTCCGCGAAGGAAAGATTGTCCAGAATGTCTTTACGATTGCGAAAACGGCGGCGCTCGTCGGATTGATTCTGCTTGGCATTATCGTGGGGCGCAATGCCCACGCGATCGATGCCAACCTGGCCAACTTCTGGGCGGGAACATGGACGCATGTCTCAAGCGGCAAGATCGTCTCTGTGGAATCTCTCTCCGGATTTATGCTGCTCGCCGCCATCGGGACCTCGATGGTGGGCTCCCTGTTCTCGAGCGATGCCTGGAACAACATTACATTCACTGCCGGAGAAGTCATTAATCCAAAGCGCAATATCCCTCTCAGCCTCGCGCTCGGAACGGGAGTGGTAACAGTTCTCTATCTTCTTGCGAATGTCGCCTATATTCTCGTGCTGCCGGTAGTCGGTTCGCCGGATGCGGCAGACCTGGTCGGGAAGGGGATTCAGTATGCCAGTTCGGACCGGGTTGGGACCGCTGCTGTGACGATGGTCTTTGGTGAGCCCGCTGCAGTCATCATGGCAGTGCTTATCATGGTCTCCACGTTCGGATGCAGCAACGGGCTCATTCTCGCAGGTGCGCGTGTATATTATGCCATGGCGAAAGACGGGGTCTTTTTCACCAAGGTCGGCACACTCAGCAGCAGGTCTGTTCCCACGACGGCCCTTGTCGTTCAGGGAATTTGGGCAAGCCTCCTGTGCCTCTCGGGTACCTACGGTGACCTTCTCGATTACGTGATCTTCGCGGTTCTGATCTTCTATGTTCTCACGGTGATCGGCATATTCATACTCAGGAAGAAACGCCCTGACGTGGAGAGGCCGTACAAAGCATTTGGCTATCCGATCCTGCCGGGTCTGTACATTTTGTGCGCCTCCGCGATTGCCATCGATCTTCTGATCTACAAGACCGAGTACTCGGGGTCCGGACTGGTCATCGTTCTTCTCGGAATTCCGGCGTTCTATCTCTGGAAGATGTTCTCCGGTTCAAACAAAAGGCAACCACTGTGAATCTGAAATACCTCCCGATTGGTGACGAATCTCCCCGCGTCGTCAATGCTGTTGTTGAGCTTCCCAAGGGGAGTCGGAACAAGTACGAATACAACATGGACCTGGGCGTCTTTCAGCTGGATCGTGTTCTCTATTCATCCATGCATTATCCTGAGGCCTACGGGTTTATTCCCAGCACGTTGTACGAAGATGGAGATCCCATGGATGTGCTGATCGTTATCGACCAGCCATTGCAGACCGGGATCATGATCGAAGTGCGCCCGATTGGTATCCTGAAGATGGAAGACGAAAAAGGAACCGATGACAAAGTCATTTCTGTCGCGAAAGGGGATCCGACGTATTCCACGATCAGGTCGGTAAAAGAATTGCCGCGTCATACACTGATTGAGATCGAGCATTTCTTCACAAGCTACAAAGAGCTCGAAGGGAAACATGTCAAGAGTTTTGGCTGGCACGGAGTGGTGGAGGCGCGTCGGGCGGTCACAAGGGCCTCGAAAGCCTTCTCAAAGACCGTGCAGCTGAAATACCGCGACGGCGAGCCGGGACGTTGACCGTGATGTGCCTTTTGAATTTTAACGAGATGTTCATGCGCCAATTCTCATCGTCTCAAACGGCAGACCTATCCCCGCACCGGACTGGAGCGAACTGAAGCCATGGTTCCGGCCACACCTCTTCTGTACTTTATATTCACGGTCTTCATCATCGCCCTCTTGCTGGTCGACCTCGGACTATTCCAGCGCAAGGAACGTGAAATCAAGATCAAAGAAGCGCTCGGCTGGAGCGCCGTGTGGATTTCACTGGCACTTCTCTTCAATGTGGGGCTGTACATCTGGCATGGCAGGGAACCCGCGCTTCAGTTTTTGACGGGGTACCTGATCGAGCTTTCGCTGAGCGTCGACAATCTCTTCGTGTTTCTCCTCATCTTCATGTATTTCAAGGTACCCATGCAGTACCAGCACAAGGTCCTGTTTTGGGGAATTGTCGGCGCGCAGGTGATGAGAGGACTCCTCATCGGACTCGGTGTCACGCTGATCATGAAATTCCATTGGGTCTTGTATCTCTTTGGGATCTTTCTTGTGTTCACGGGTGTCAAGATGGCTTTCCAGGACGAGGCGGCAGAGATCAAACCGGAGCGTAATATCCTTGTCCGTCTATTCAGGAAATTTGTCCCGGTCACTTCAGGCTATCATGGTTCCCGGTTTTTCCTCAAGATCGAGGGACGCCGCTACGCGACACTGCTCTTCATTGTTGTTCTCGTCGTAGAAACCACCGATCTTCTCTTTGCGCTCGATTCCATTCCTGCGATTTTTGCGATCACCACCGACCCTTTCATTGTCTACACTTCGAACATCTTCGCGATTCTTGGACTTCGCTCGCTCTATTTTGCCCTCGCGGGGCTTATGAACCTCTTTCATTATCTCCGGATTGGCTTGGCGATCGTCCTGTCATTCGTTGGATTGAAGATGCTCCTTGCGGAAGTGTTTCCGATTCCAATTGCCATTACCCTTCTCATCGTCGGAGGCGTGATTGCCCTGTCGGTCGCCGCGTCCTTGATGTGGCCCAAAACGGAACAACCCTGATACTGTGCGGCAATGGAGCTTTGCACCGCTTCGTTGTACATTGCGACTGGGGCGCTATAATTCACACAATTCTTCTTCTTCTCCCTGATCCTTGCCACCGTCAACTATCGAGTATTCGAATCGCTCCCAGACCTGGCCGGGGGCTTCGAATCCAAGGGCAAGTCTGCCGGCTATCAGGCGTCTCTGCTGACTCCGCATTCAGAAAAACACTTCCAATTCAGGCTGTTTTATGTTAATTTTACGTTATTGTTTTTTTCAGGATGTGATGTGCGGCACTTTGGGCACATGCATACCTTCTTTGTGCTCAGCGAGAAAGTCTGATGAGACGTCGAAGTGAGAGCCGCATCGTGGGAAGATTCATGCTTTGTTGTTTCTTTTTTTTCATGCACACCGTGGCATGGTCTCAGCAACAACCCGTTGATTCATTCAAGAAACCCGCTGATACTCTTCTGGCGACAGGCCGTCAGGCGGTAGTAATTTCTCCGGCAGACTCAACGACGCTTCCGTTGCAGCAGCCGACCCTGAAATGGCACAGCATGATTACCAACCTGCCAGGCGATTGGAAGCAATACTTCACGCTCAAGTTTCAGACGAACAGAATCCCGGAGTTTGTCGGCTTGGGTGTCCTGACTGCGGGTTTGATTGTAACCGATGCCGCGACGTACGAGGTGTCCGACCGCTGGTACAAGAACTCCCAGACGGTTTCCGATGTCAGCAATTTTTTTGTGAGCCTCGGTGACGGAAAGTCGCAATTCGCATTGGCGGGCGCGTTTGCCGCATACGGATTGTTGAAAGATGACAATCGTGCTCTGCGGACAGGCAGCCAGATTGTACAAGCCGTTCTTGCTTCCGGCGCGGTGGTACAGGTTCTGAAGCACATCACGGGACGCGAGAGCCCTTTTGTCCGGACATCGCCCCTGGGCACGTGGCGGTTCTTCCCG harbors:
- a CDS encoding amino acid permease translates to MSNRSPWLSRLLVNKPLDVLLKESQESGEHSLKRVLGPVNLITLGIGAIIGAGIFVLTGSAAANYAGPAIVLSFVLAGTACLFAGLCYAEFASLIPIAGSAYTYGYATLGELFAWIIGWDLILEYAFGAATVSSGWSGYFLSFMSDIGVHIPAALTASPGTALVQYNGNWEHLARMQNTFQTLGIDAATLPQMTASFNLVAFIAVLAVTTILVIGIKESANFNSAIVIVKVGIVLVFIAIAGAYVIQHPDTTINVNWKNFIPPNTGDWGSFGWSGIARAASVIFFAYIGFDAVSTAAQEAKNPQKDMPIGIMGSLLICTILYIVVSGLLTAIVPYSSLNVAEPVAVGIDATGVKWGSYLVKVGAIFGLGTVMLVMLLGQSRVFYSMSRDGLLPRWAGKVHPKFRTPYVSTILVGVFVAFFGALLPINILGELVSIGTLLAFVIVCAGILILRKRRPDLHRPFKTPWVPFVPIMGIVISGLLMLSLPFDTWLRLIIWLVIGLIIYFSYGRHHSVHQKA
- a CDS encoding amino acid permease — translated: MPNQELPREFKHGLGLLDSTMIVIGSMIGSGIFIVSADIARTVGSPGLLLLVWLITGVITVIGALSYGELAGMMPHAGGQYVYLREAYNPLVGFLYGWTSFLVIQTGTIAAVAVAFARFTAVLIPGLGENNTLLHLFGLRISAAQVLAIACIALLTFINSRGLREGKIVQNVFTIAKTAALVGLILLGIIVGRNAHAIDANLANFWAGTWTHVSSGKIVSVESLSGFMLLAAIGTSMVGSLFSSDAWNNITFTAGEVINPKRNIPLSLALGTGVVTVLYLLANVAYILVLPVVGSPDAADLVGKGIQYASSDRVGTAAVTMVFGEPAAVIMAVLIMVSTFGCSNGLILAGARVYYAMAKDGVFFTKVGTLSSRSVPTTALVVQGIWASLLCLSGTYGDLLDYVIFAVLIFYVLTVIGIFILRKKRPDVERPYKAFGYPILPGLYILCASAIAIDLLIYKTEYSGSGLVIVLLGIPAFYLWKMFSGSNKRQPL
- a CDS encoding inorganic diphosphatase, yielding MNLKYLPIGDESPRVVNAVVELPKGSRNKYEYNMDLGVFQLDRVLYSSMHYPEAYGFIPSTLYEDGDPMDVLIVIDQPLQTGIMIEVRPIGILKMEDEKGTDDKVISVAKGDPTYSTIRSVKELPRHTLIEIEHFFTSYKELEGKHVKSFGWHGVVEARRAVTRASKAFSKTVQLKYRDGEPGR
- a CDS encoding TerC family protein — encoded protein: MVPATPLLYFIFTVFIIALLLVDLGLFQRKEREIKIKEALGWSAVWISLALLFNVGLYIWHGREPALQFLTGYLIELSLSVDNLFVFLLIFMYFKVPMQYQHKVLFWGIVGAQVMRGLLIGLGVTLIMKFHWVLYLFGIFLVFTGVKMAFQDEAAEIKPERNILVRLFRKFVPVTSGYHGSRFFLKIEGRRYATLLFIVVLVVETTDLLFALDSIPAIFAITTDPFIVYTSNIFAILGLRSLYFALAGLMNLFHYLRIGLAIVLSFVGLKMLLAEVFPIPIAITLLIVGGVIALSVAASLMWPKTEQP
- a CDS encoding phosphatase PAP2 family protein; its protein translation is MRRRSESRIVGRFMLCCFFFFMHTVAWSQQQPVDSFKKPADTLLATGRQAVVISPADSTTLPLQQPTLKWHSMITNLPGDWKQYFTLKFQTNRIPEFVGLGVLTAGLIVTDAATYEVSDRWYKNSQTVSDVSNFFVSLGDGKSQFALAGAFAAYGLLKDDNRALRTGSQIVQAVLASGAVVQVLKHITGRESPFVRTSPLGTWRFFPDQIDYHKRVPAYDAFPSGHICTALATVIVIAENYPETTWIRPVGYIISGLVGVGMVNRGIHWYSDYPLGLAIGYAFGMIAAHPEGILSAGPVNENAPHVSIAPAVNGNGVGLSMAIVF